Below is a window of Metamycoplasma cloacale DNA.
ATTTTTTTATAACCAATTTTTTTAATAAATTCAATCGCTTGATTGAATTGAAAGATACCAGGCAGATTTGGTGTTCCAGGTTCAAATCTAGAAATATTTGGTTTTAAATTTCAGTTACACATTTGAACATCATTAACTTGACCGCCACCTCATTTAGCTGGATGTAATTTAGTTAATAATTCTTGTTTAACAACTAAACCACCGACGCCCATTGGGCCAAAGATTTTGTTTGCTGAAAAAGCGATAACATCGCAATTAGATAATGAAACTTTTGAATGAGCTATTGCTTGTGCTGCATCATTAATAACAATTGCATTGACTGATTTTGCTTTTTTGTATATTAAATCTAGATTGAATTTCTTTGGAATATTATTTGAAAGTTGTGGCAATGCTATGATTCTAGTATTTACATTAATATTATTAATAATATCTTCTTCGGTTTCGGCAAAAATAAATTTGAATTTACTATCATTGAAATTTTCTATATAAGGAAGAACGTTAGAATTGTGATTAAAATATGTCAAAATTATTTCACCTGAATCAAACCATTTAGATAACATTTTGGCAATTAAGTTTAATGATTCAGTAGTTCCGCTTGTAAAAATAAATTCATCAGGTTGCGCATCAAGAAATTTTGCAATATTTTCTCTTGCTTGATTTAATTTATTTAATACATATACCCCTAATTTTGAATCAGAAGTTCTTGTAGAAATTGAATATTTAGTATAAAATTCATTTCCCGCTTCAATAACAGAATAAGGTTTTTGAGTTAATGCCGCATTATCTAAATAAACAAATTTTTTATTATTCTTAAACATTGGAAACATTTTTTTATATGACATATTACTCCTTAATAAATAATGAAATGTATTCGATATTTTCTGAAGTTTTACCTACAATCGGACTTTCTTTAATCGCTAAATTTTTAAAACCATATGTGGTTGCATAATTTAATACTTTGTTAATAATATATTCATGATGTATAGGGTTAACATAACCGCCTTTTTCAACATATTTACTAATAGCTTCAAATTGCGGTTTAATTAACAACATTAATTGCGTTGATGGTTTCAATAATGATTGACACACTTTAAAAACGTGTTTTAAACTAATAAAAGAGACATCGCATGTAACGAAGTCAATGTCTTCTTCAAACATTTCTGTAACTAAATTTTTTAAGTTAGTATTTTCATAAACTTTAACGTTCGGATTAACTCTCAATTTATAATCCAACTGATTAGTTCCGCAATCAACTGCATAAACTTTTTTTGCTTTGTTTTCAAGTAAAACTTGAACAAAACCACCGGTTGATGAACCGATGTCTAAGCAAACTAAATTATCTATTTTCAAATTAAATTCTTTAATTGCAGCTAATAATTTATATGATGCTCTTGATACATATTTATCAGGCTTAATGATTGAATAATTAAAATTAGTTGTCTCAAATTTTAATGATGGAAGAAATACTTTTTCTGAATTAACCAATACATATCCAGATCTAATTCATTTTTCAACCACAATTTTATCTTGTTGTTCAAATTCGGTTATTAATTCTAATAATGTTTTCTTCATTATTTTTTATGTAATTTACTTGCAACTAGATCTAATACTTTATTTACAAACTTATATGCATTACCTGGGCAGTGCAATTTAGTAATGTTGATTAATTCATTAATTACAACATTTGGAGTGTTGAACATTAATTCATAAATACCATAAATAATTACCGCTCTTAAATATGGCAATACTCTTTCATAACTTCAATCTGATGATAAAGTTTTTATTAATATTGATTTTAATAATGAATATTGATGTTCAATAGATTTTAAAATTTTTAAATCTTCCTCTAAAATATCATTATTAATTAATAATTCTTCAATATTTAAAGAAATATTAAACAATTCACATTGATAAATGTAATTAATAATTCTTGTTCTTTTTTCGTAAATCTTTAATAAAAATAAGATTTTCTTTTCATCAATAATCATTTCTGTTAAATTTTTGTCTTTTTCTTCCATGAAATTCTCCTAATTTTACTATTCAAAATTATACTTTAATTATATTAAAGTAAAAAAATTATTTTACCAAAGAGAGCAATTTATAAAAAAAGAATAGACTTCTCTATTCTCAAATGTTAATCAATTGTATTGATTTTTCTTCAGGATTTTTTGATAATGTGAAAAGAATTCCATTTAATTGACATTTATTATCAGATACTTTAAATGGTAATTTAGCATCAAATCTCATTTTTTGATAAACTTCTTCAAAATTTGAACCAATTGCGCAATCTCTTGGACCACACATTCCTGCATCAGATACAAAGTATGTTCCTTTCGGCAACATTCTAGCATCATTTGTTTGAACGTGAGTATGAGTTCCGAATAAAGCGTCAGCTTTTCCATCTACATACAATGAAAAAACTGCTTTTTCTGATGTAGTTTCTGCATGAAAATCAATGATTCAATAATCAGCAAAATATTTGTTATATAACTCATCAAATTTATCAAAGAAATTGTTTGCTTGTTCTTCTTCTCATGGTGCTAATAAAGGATTAAATGTTATTCCCATAAAAGATAAAATAGCTATTTTTTGGTTATTTATTTCAAAAAATCTTATACCAGCACCAGGATATTTATTGTCAATATTTGCCGGTCTAATTAAATCATTTTGATCAATGATTTTACTTATATCTTGTTTGGCTCAAACGTGATTTCCTAAAGTAAATGCATTAATTCCGATTTTTTTTAATCTTTCGTAATCCTTTGGCTCAAAACCTTTTCTACCTGATACATTCTCAGCTTGAGCAATAATAAAATCAATTTGATATTTTTCTTTTAACTCTGGTAATTTTTTTTCAACAAATTCAATCCCAGGTAAACCAAATATATCCCCAAGAAATAAAACGTTAATTTTTTTTGTATTCATTACTAATAAATTATAGACGCAAAATGCGTTTAATTATTTATTGTTGATTTTTTCTAAAATTTTAGTTTCAAATTCTTTAAATAGTTCTAAATTTGTTTCTAGTAAAAATTGTAAATTTGACTTGCCTTGTGCGATATTTTGACCATTATAACTATATCAAGCACCTTTTTTTGTTATAAAGCCATATTGTTCAGCAAAATTAATCAATTCAGCGGTTTTTGAAATTCCTTTTGAAAAGATAATTTCAATTTCAGCGGTTTTATATGGTGCTGCTAATTTGTTTTTTACAATTTTACATTTAACTTGATTTCCTAAAACATCACCATTATTTGCAATGTTTTGTTGCTTACGTACTTCCATTCTAATAGTTGCATAAAATTTTAATGCCTTACCACCTGGTGTTGTCTCTGGATTGCCAAACACTACACCAATTTTATCTCTAATTTGATTGATAAAAATTACTGATGTTTTGGTTTTTGAAAGTGAACCAGTAATTTTTCTTAAAGCTTTTGACATCAAACGCGCTTGAAGACCAATAACTTGATCTCTCATTTCGCCGTTTAATTCAGCTTCTGGAACTAATGCAGCAACTGAATCAACAATAATTAAATCAATTGCACCTGTTTTTGAAAGCGTATCAACAATTTCTAACGCTTGTTCACCAGAATCTGGTTGAGATAAAATTAAATTATTTATATCTACACCTAAATTTCGGGCATAAATTGGATCGATTGAATGTTCAGCGTCAATAAACGCTGCAATTCCACCCTGTTTTTGCACTTCAGCAATTGCATGCAATGCAATTGTGGTTTTACCACTACTTTCAGGTCCATATATTTCAATAATTCTTCCTTTTGGTCAACCATTAATTCCCAATGCAGTATCAATTGATAAAGAACCACTACTAAAAGTTTCGGGCATAATATCTGGTTTATTACCCAAAATCATAATCGCTTCTTTACCGAATTTTTTTTCTATCTCTTTTAAAGTATCTTGTAATATTTCATGTTCTTGCAATTTATTTTCTTTCATATGTTTCCTTTACATAACATTAAAAAAGATAATGGTGATTTTTTATTAAAAATAGGAAAAGTTTAGGAAAATCTAAAAACTATTTATTAAATTCTTGATCGAATTTCTTGGTTGCTCATTCTTCAAGGATAATAGATAAGGTTATATTTTTTGTTCCATCATCCTTTCGATAAATTCCTTGTAGGTATACTTTATGTATTCCTTTTAATGTTGAGATTTTGTTAATTGTTTCTTCAATTGATTGATTGTTTAAAACATTAACTGTAATATCCCTTGATTTCAAAGGCATATGGTTATATGAATGATATGATAGAGGGTTTTGAGTTAATTGATCAATTAAAATTTCTGCATAAATTGCATCATCAATTAAATAATTTGGATGAATCTTTCCTATATAACCAATGAATTGATCATCTAGATAAATATCAGCTGAAGCCTTTGGATTTAATTCTTTAATATTTGATGACTTAAATGTTAATTTCTTATTGGTTAAAGACATTAAATCAGTTTTCATTTCATCAAAAGATTTTTGGTTTGAAACGATACCTAAAACATTGACTGAATCAGATATCATACCTAATTCAAAGAATGAATTATCATGAATGCCTTGTTTTTTGTTTCTAATCATTATGTCATTTAATGAATAAATTAATGAATGTCTAATTTGTGAATGATCGTAGTTTTTAGACATTGAAGCATTTAAGGTTGTTGTGAAATTAAATGGATTAAAAATGTTTAATTCAGGTTTGATTAAGGTAAATGTTCTGATGTTAGCATAACCTTTATCTCTCAATGCTGTTAAATATTTTCATTCATTAAAATAAGTTGGATCTTGCATATGTAATCTAGTTATTGAAGGTTTTTGAGCAGGAAAATTATCATATCCATAAAATCTAAAGATTTCTTCTGTAATGTCTTGGATTGTTTCTATATCATAACGATATGTAGGAATGATAATGAAATTATTAGCATCTAATTTAAATCCTAGACATTCAAGTTTGTTTAATGTTTCTTTAAATCTCTTGGTTTGAGAAATTCTAAAACCAGCCATTTTGTTGATATAACTAATGTCAAAAAAGATTTTTTGTTGTTTAACCTTTGGTTTGTTAATTAATTTAGAACAATGTATCAATTGTGAATTAATAAAATCATATGCTAATAACATTGATCCTAATGAAACTTCTTTGGAAGCCCTTAATGAAGAATTGGTATCAAATTTAATTTGTTTAGCATTCTTTCTAATTTCTTTAATGTTAAATGAAGCAATTTCAAAGATTGCATTGTCGTTAGTTGGTTGATACATATATTCTTCAACTCCAATAGTTGCTGCTAATGAAATTACTTGATTGTTATTGGTAATAACTAAATTGTTATTTAATTCAACTTCTTTATTACCTAAAATATTAATTTTTTGTGAAACTAATTTAGTTGAGAATTCATTTGATCGCATATCTTTTCTGTTATAAATATGGGTTGGTACACCTGTATATAATAAAGTTAGATTAGTTAAATCAATTAAGTTATCAAAGGTTTTTATATTGTGTTTTCATAAAAACATTTGATTTATAACATCTAAATGATATTCAGTATCTGTAGTTTCAATTAAAGAAAAGGCTTTTGTTT
It encodes the following:
- a CDS encoding aminotransferase class V-fold PLP-dependent enzyme, yielding MSYKKMFPMFKNNKKFVYLDNAALTQKPYSVIEAGNEFYTKYSISTRTSDSKLGVYVLNKLNQARENIAKFLDAQPDEFIFTSGTTESLNLIAKMLSKWFDSGEIILTYFNHNSNVLPYIENFNDSKFKFIFAETEEDIINNINVNTRIIALPQLSNNIPKKFNLDLIYKKAKSVNAIVINDAAQAIAHSKVSLSNCDVIAFSANKIFGPMGVGGLVVKQELLTKLHPAKWGGGQVNDVQMCNWNLKPNISRFEPGTPNLPGIFQFNQAIEFIKKIGYKKIVQKEAILSEYLIKRLKEIKDIQIETYPDSNIVLFNIGIYSPQDIASYLGHKNIYVRSGVFCAHNFRMLNKFSKSYVRVSLSFYNSKKDIDKLIEALKQGGDFLDFI
- a CDS encoding TlyA family RNA methyltransferase, which codes for MKKTLLELITEFEQQDKIVVEKWIRSGYVLVNSEKVFLPSLKFETTNFNYSIIKPDKYVSRASYKLLAAIKEFNLKIDNLVCLDIGSSTGGFVQVLLENKAKKVYAVDCGTNQLDYKLRVNPNVKVYENTNLKNLVTEMFEEDIDFVTCDVSFISLKHVFKVCQSLLKPSTQLMLLIKPQFEAISKYVEKGGYVNPIHHEYIINKVLNYATTYGFKNLAIKESPIVGKTSENIEYISLFIKE
- a CDS encoding transcription antitermination factor NusB, with the protein product MEEKDKNLTEMIIDEKKILFLLKIYEKRTRIINYIYQCELFNISLNIEELLINNDILEEDLKILKSIEHQYSLLKSILIKTLSSDWSYERVLPYLRAVIIYGIYELMFNTPNVVINELINITKLHCPGNAYKFVNKVLDLVASKLHKK
- a CDS encoding TIGR00282 family metallophosphoesterase, which produces MNTKKINVLFLGDIFGLPGIEFVEKKLPELKEKYQIDFIIAQAENVSGRKGFEPKDYERLKKIGINAFTLGNHVWAKQDISKIIDQNDLIRPANIDNKYPGAGIRFFEINNQKIAILSFMGITFNPLLAPWEEEQANNFFDKFDELYNKYFADYWIIDFHAETTSEKAVFSLYVDGKADALFGTHTHVQTNDARMLPKGTYFVSDAGMCGPRDCAIGSNFEEVYQKMRFDAKLPFKVSDNKCQLNGILFTLSKNPEEKSIQLINIWE
- the recA gene encoding recombinase RecA, which codes for MKENKLQEHEILQDTLKEIEKKFGKEAIMILGNKPDIMPETFSSGSLSIDTALGINGWPKGRIIEIYGPESSGKTTIALHAIAEVQKQGGIAAFIDAEHSIDPIYARNLGVDINNLILSQPDSGEQALEIVDTLSKTGAIDLIIVDSVAALVPEAELNGEMRDQVIGLQARLMSKALRKITGSLSKTKTSVIFINQIRDKIGVVFGNPETTPGGKALKFYATIRMEVRKQQNIANNGDVLGNQVKCKIVKNKLAAPYKTAEIEIIFSKGISKTAELINFAEQYGFITKKGAWYSYNGQNIAQGKSNLQFLLETNLELFKEFETKILEKINNK
- a CDS encoding phenylalanine--tRNA ligase subunit beta: MIFSYNRLKKLINIDITVEQMVSAINSIGFEVEEYKPFNEVAGIKFGHVLKTYKNPNADRLTVCEIEFANDVHRIIQTTATNVKPNDYLMAFIPGAKSGKTVFAPRNMQGIVSDGMLVGLGEIGFNEDIIPEEFNDQIFTFGKIDLNLDPMEYLELNDYLIDITILSNRADANSYLIMAKEIAAYFNVKIADIEINNATLESKLSIKELNETKAFSLIETTDTEYHLDVINQMFLWKHNIKTFDNLIDLTNLTLLYTGVPTHIYNRKDMRSNEFSTKLVSQKINILGNKEVELNNNLVITNNNQVISLAATIGVEEYMYQPTNDNAIFEIASFNIKEIRKNAKQIKFDTNSSLRASKEVSLGSMLLAYDFINSQLIHCSKLINKPKVKQQKIFFDISYINKMAGFRISQTKRFKETLNKLECLGFKLDANNFIIIPTYRYDIETIQDITEEIFRFYGYDNFPAQKPSITRLHMQDPTYFNEWKYLTALRDKGYANIRTFTLIKPELNIFNPFNFTTTLNASMSKNYDHSQIRHSLIYSLNDIMIRNKKQGIHDNSFFELGMISDSVNVLGIVSNQKSFDEMKTDLMSLTNKKLTFKSSNIKELNPKASADIYLDDQFIGYIGKIHPNYLIDDAIYAEILIDQLTQNPLSYHSYNHMPLKSRDITVNVLNNQSIEETINKISTLKGIHKVYLQGIYRKDDGTKNITLSIILEEWATKKFDQEFNK